The Periophthalmus magnuspinnatus isolate fPerMag1 chromosome 17, fPerMag1.2.pri, whole genome shotgun sequence sequence ATGTTTTTGTAGCAAACCCCGATTGAGACCCCTCCGTTCCCGCTCCACTCCACCTCCCAGTAGCAGCGTCCGGCCATCCCAGCTTTGCAAAGGACCTGGGCCCACGAGGTGAAGCGGTCTGGGTGGTCTGGGTACGGCTGGGCTTCAGCCAGAGTGGTGACCCCGTGGCCCCGCTCCGAGAACACCAGGAAGGGGTTAACAGTGTTGGGGTCCAGGGTTAAGTCGTGGTGGTCTGGTAAGAGGGAAATCACAAATTAGGGTGTTTTCATGAGTGAATAAGTGTCAAAAATCTGTTGGACACATTACCTCAGTACAATAAAATGTATGATGTTATTTTTTCTGGTGGTGtacctgctgtctccatggagatgttattgctccacagttatgttccacagtatggcattcaaatgTATGCATCTTGCAATTATTAAATTACAAGTGATTTTATTGCTCCAATATACTTTGTAAAAACAGTTCACTGCCTATTCAATCCAGCTACCTTCCTGCCCCTTGAAGACTGTTTGCATCTCCAATCCATCTCAAGAGGACTGATTTCTCAGAGATAACCTACTCCATCATATAGATTCTACTTCCTTGACAGAGGTGAAAAATTGATGGACTGAGGATTTTGGATGACATCTGGGACACAAGCGTTAGTTTGTCGATACTGTGTTTAATgcagcctttttttttaaatatatataattttattaatcggaatgttcgtttctatgtaaaaaatgcttgttttcaagcatgtttttacaTGAGTAGGATCACACAGAGAAATTTAGCATTAAGTTCAATTAAATATCTGACTTTGAAACCTTTGTACTTTATAGGTTGAAGCACAGTTAACTTGACCAGTTTGGATTGACTGACATTGATGAAACGATCTCATTTGAGTAATTACAATAATACAGCTAAAGCCTCTACATATGCAAACCATTAGGAAATGCATAATGCAAATAAAAGCAAATCACTTGGTACAAAGCCTACAGCTGAACTTTAAAACTTTGAcaataatactgtattttaaagccttacttacactgtaaaaaatcaGTTCTTGTCTTTGGCTCAGATTTTGTCAAGTCCAGCTCTTTCACTTTTGATGCTattgaacaaacacaaacatatacatcaATGAACTACACTTAACAGTAATAGTAAAACAGCTTGGAAACGTTTCATACCTTGAGCTTTTTCATAAATCGTCTGGTTATTTGTTTCCTTCAATGAAATGACTAGAAAGAGCAGACATACGTTAGGAGTCTCATTTTCTCtatcataaaagttacacagtgcacctttaattccgAAATCCATTCAAAGTATGAGATGTACCTTTTTCTGAGATCCTGCTGAATTCTCGTTCCAGTGCTTGGTCCAGACTGTCTTTGAGGTCAGCCAGCGCTGCTCTCATGCTTTTGTACATCAGATAAGTGAGTGCGTCTGTACTGGGCAGCTCGGCGCTCTTCACAGGGAAATGAAAAGACTTGGACTTCTGCAAATGCAACCAAATCAGACACAGCGATTTGAATactaacaacataaaaacacctatCGTAAGCGGTCTTCATGGTCatgcacttttaaaatgcataCTTGATTATGGTAATGGTAAAAATGGCTTCTGCCTTAAGTAACaagatttttctgtattttggaaACAACCATTAACCAGTAGTTCCCAAAAGTGGGGTTTGGGGAACTAAAATGAATCACATTGAATTACAATTTACAGTTTGTAATTTTCAGCttaaatgacaaacaaaaactcTTGGTTTATAGTAGTGTTCTGTATACTAATTATTTTACTGACAGGACCTGAGATTAGTCACAAATTAGAAAGTATTTTTGTATGCAACGATGACAGTACTCAAATTCACCGCATCGGTATTAACGAGAGTGCAAAAATGTTTACATAAACTATGAATCAAGGCTGTACTGCAATCAGATCACGCGATTTTTGTGTTCATGTCTCGCTACGATGAAACGCAGTATATTCTGTTTATCTGCACGCATTTATACGTTTtaatcatgttgtttttttagtttgtttgtgacatttttttctttgattggccTCACCTGTATGAAGTGCACATGGTCCTCTGTACGGGACAGTCTCTCCAGCtcgtcccctcctctcctcagctcACTCAGCTCTCTCTGGACCCTCTCGAGCTGCTCCTCCGCCTGCCCCACGGCCCCTCTCTCCTGGGACCTGagcagctcctccagctccgcGCTCTGCTTCTCTATGGAACGCACCAATCTGGAGAAGACACGCTCACTCTCCTCCACCACCGCCTCTGTGGAGTGCTACGGACAGTAATGATAAGACAGGGCTCATAAAAGCATAGACGCTACAACTATGAACGAGACAGGAAGAAGTAAGGCTGTGATTAGgcttgtcttggtttggtccagtttagCCGTGATGTAGAGATGGTTAGTCCTGGCCCTGGTTCATTTCTGAATTTAGTCGCAgttttacaagtcagatctcaCATGTGTAGAAAAGACAtagaatgtaactttttaaccaaaaaacTATGCGTTTcttgcactgaaaaataaaaaaaatccttactctgagcaggtttgtacctccacaaacctgattctaaTTTGTCCTTGCCTGTTTACTTGGAaatgtttctttggctataatattccaagctatggcataaaacgtttatgtccatgaagaatgttccaaagtatggcttttATTTACATGGACTCGTACAGTTTAGTAGTTAAAAGGTATAACTTTACTCTGTTGTCATCTGTATAAGTAAATTGAGCAGGGTTAATATGAAGCCTTGTTTCTTTGACCATTATAAAAAGACTATATACACTAATAATTAATGTCTAAAACCAGTTTAATTGATGAGTGCATTCCTGGTCATATGTCTTTCTTTGCATTTTTAACCACACTCTTTCAGAAATCCAAAAAGCCAGGTCATTTGAATACACCAgaacatttttttgtgtaactCAGTCCCTCTCAGGTGCACATTAAACTCACCTTGATGTATCTGATGGCGAATCGCAGCTCCTTCTCAGCCTCCTTCATTTTCTGCACAGACTTCAAAGAGCTCTCCTGCAGTTTCCTCTGATGACGACAAGACCAAGATCAGTCCCCGAGGccaaaacagcacatttcaacTCTTATACGACTTCCACATTCAAAAAGGAACAGATACAGGTACGTGTCTGCAAAACTACTCACAATCGACTCGTAATTGCAATTTGccgcctttgtgatttgctaattttgTCCATTCAATTTTTTAAGTAGCATAATTTCCTTAGAAAATGTCCCGTCTTACTCTGCATAAAAAGTGCACAAAGAATACAGAATAGACAAAATAGAACAGATTAAATAAACCGCATCATTAAAAAAGGCCGAGctacaacaaataaatgacagaatgtAGCAATAACTTTTTACAACTCAAATATTATtctactaaaacaaaaatacaccaaatctccccacttttgcaaagaaattgtacacacgaGCCCCAAAACGTATTGTTCCTTCCGGCATTAACATATTGAACGATAATTCCATATAGCAATTGTCATGAGAGGACTAAAGTTCAGAGCTGCACAAACCTGTTCTGACATTATTTTTTgcgttagtttgtcagttcctACTTcaatctttttgtcagttctgcTGGATGCGAtttaaatatgaactttgaacagaatcccattGTTAAAACTTTCAAAAATATGTTTGAAAGGGAAAGTTTCAACATCAACGTATACCTGGGAACTGTTATTGTACAGTCACACTACTGGCATTTTGATAAGCTGGTTTTAAAATAATACTATGTTGAAAGACTGggctcagtttttgttttgttggatGTCTGAAATTATAATCTAATCTAGCGTCTTGGAAAAGTGCAAATACTTGGATACATACAGTAAAGGACAAAGGTGAGTCTCAAATCGTCAccaaaccattttttttatattctgttTGTATTTAGATAAACTTGAGTATAGTAAGATAAGGATTTGTAGTTTTATTATGATAGTGACCTGTGATTGGTTCAGAGCAACCCAAACAAACAACTTGATTTATGGGCTGTGATTTGTTAATATTTGCAATGCAGTTGAAAAAGGTGAAGAAAAGGGGGTAAGAAGTTCAATTTAGGCAGTAAATATTGCAGTGGAAATATGCTTGTGTCcaaaatccaccatgtttttcctACCCATTTCCTTATATGAACCCTTGTGAAGTGACCCATGACCTATTGacctatatataaaaaagtttaattGCATGTAAAGGCTATTTGAACTTGTCTTTGTGGTTTTCTAGAAAGAAGTCAAAGCGTATATGGTGTAAAGTGTTGTTCCAAGAATCCTGACTCCTATAAAAGCAGGACACAAATCCTGACTTTATTCAGTTAGAGTGGCCAAACATAGAAAACAGCTCATGGACTGATGTAGATCTTGCTTTCCCCATTTAGCAACCCATTGATAGTGGCTTTTGTGGCAAACTATGACTAACAACACTGATCCAGGACAAAGCCAAGCCCAGATACTCACCAGCCTGGAACTCTattatattattcattcacagaGGGAGTGGGGAGAGTGTGCCGTTATGATATACACTAAACTACACAAGACATAAAGCACAGATCCTTTCTCTGCTAACTTGAACCGTAGTCTGACCTGTTGCGCGGCCCGTTCCTCCTCCAGCCTGACGTGCTCATGGCCCTTGTGTTTGTCCTTTACGCACAGCGCGCACACGGGCTGCTGCTCACTGCGACAGAACAGCTTCAGAACTTTGTCATTATGAAGCGGGCACAGTCTCTCCTTAAACTCCTCCGTGGCTGGGATCAGCTTGTGTCCCCGGTGGAAACGCTCTTCGTGGGCTTTCAGGTGCGCAGTGCAGTACGCTCCGGCGCACGTAAGGCACGCTTTCACCGCTTTGCCTTTCCTTCCCGTACAAACGCTGCATTTGATGTCTCCAGGTTTGGTTTGGTTCGGAGTGGGAGGTCGTGAGGTTGTGCGTTGTAGGCTCCCCACGACTTCAGCCAGCACGGTGTTTCGGCAGAGCAGCGGTTTTGGGTTGAAGACTTGCCTACACTGTGGACAGCTGTACTGGCCTTTCTGCTTCGGTCTGTTCCAGTAATCCTCAATACAGTCCAGGCAGTAGCTGTGTCCACACGGGATGGTCACGGGGTCCTTCAACACTTCAAGACACACAGAGCAACAAAACTGGTCTTGTTCAACAGAAATAGTCGTGGCTGCCATTTTCCCACCGTGTCTAAGCGCCTCAAGCGTCAAAGACAAATATTAGCGCAGGTGCAAAAGTTTCGGGTTACACCTGCACcttttcagccaatcagagcagcgCAAAGTTCAGGAAATagaacagtgtgtgtgtatttaacaGTCAGGGTAAATGTGTGTTTACAAGTGAAATGGATGGAGAGAGTAACAAacaggtgtattatgtaacttttctgatggaaggtctgtcacctgctggtTTCCAAGAGGATGGTACTGATTTGTGCCTaggatgttacacagtatggcattaaacgtcctcctatattacacaaaattgactctggtgagctttaagtcatgttataatgttgttacctccttgaaaaacatacctggagttgtgttttgtttcattcgcacatgtttattattagtccgtctacatctccaaagctcaaaatgcttggttccactttgtgatgtcatgtagtggtaggcgtcaagttaacagctgccttttaccttttgttcagtgcaGATTGGAAATTCGAGGGCTtacatcatccaaatgattctagtgagggtgtgtggagtttaaaaacacagtggagcacttcctgtattaccacgtgacatcacaaagtggaacagagtgttttcagtttgagagaatgaatgaaacaaatgaggaaacaacattataacagatcagaaaatagcgaaatatgggctctttaaactgTCTTACCTATTTACGTctaagcaggtgacacaaccacgccaagttacaggtcagttctgtggataggtgaccctgctcacagtaatgcatgattttcaaggtaATGAGAAGTTTAAcgtcatactgtgtaacattccaggaaaaacaataacaccCGCATGGAGCAAATATATGACCAACCCCCAGCAGAAAAGTCAGaatgtgcatctttaaaatcatattactcaagtagaggtAAAGTAGTAGCCTAGTGATCAGAGCGGAATAAAAAGTAATAAGCAGagtaatctaaaaaaaaagtacaaaagtagaaGACCTAGTAAAAACAACTTACTTATTAAATACTGCTGAATAAATGTTTGTGGGGTTGCCTTATACAGCCGTAGTGCCATTCTTTACCACCACAAACACTATCTAGttccaaaaaacacaatttaacacttttacatttcaaaagtcTTTGTCGTGAATGGGAAACAGCAAAGTGTTATTTCTGAATGGGAGTGATTTCAGTATGAGTTACATTGTTGTATAAAAATGCTCAGCAGACCTTGGCCAATAATTCTGTACTCAAGGCACAAACTCTCACAACTCAACAGTTTTACTATCGCTGCAAGAGGCTGCCACATGGAGAGACAAGTTATAACGTTTTATAAATCTCATCAACGAGGGAACAGACAAATGGTGCGCTTTGATTAAAAAGTTTTCATACCAACTCACTTTGTCCAAGTTCCTCTGTCCAAAAACATGCATGGGGATACTCGGATAAATGACGCAGTAAGCATTAACTTTCACacattttgctgttttaatgccagtcacaaaataaatacaaatcgaTGATAAACTGAtatgaatttaaaataataataaactattgCATACTAAAACCAAAATACTTAAGGCAGAGGTGATACTGTCAAAATGTGATGGAGGCTCAGTTTCTTCTGCTTAAAACCAAAAATGCAATGGGAGTAAACAAAAT is a genomic window containing:
- the LOC117385760 gene encoding tripartite motif-containing protein 16-like protein — protein: MAATTISVEQDQFCCSVCLEVLKDPVTIPCGHSYCLDCIEDYWNRPKQKGQYSCPQCRQVFNPKPLLCRNTVLAEVVGSLQRTTSRPPTPNQTKPGDIKCSVCTGRKGKAVKACLTCAGAYCTAHLKAHEERFHRGHKLIPATEEFKERLCPLHNDKVLKLFCRSEQQPVCALCVKDKHKGHEHVRLEEERAAQQRKLQESSLKSVQKMKEAEKELRFAIRYIKHSTEAVVEESERVFSRLVRSIEKQSAELEELLRSQERGAVGQAEEQLERVQRELSELRRGGDELERLSRTEDHVHFIQKSKSFHFPVKSAELPSTDALTYLMYKSMRAALADLKDSLDQALEREFSRISEKVISLKETNNQTIYEKAQASKVKELDLTKSEPKTRTDFLQYHHDLTLDPNTVNPFLVFSERGHGVTTLAEAQPYPDHPDRFTSWAQVLCKAGMAGRCYWEVEWSGNGGVSIGVCYKNISRSGGGSECKLGHNAKSWSLDCSYSTCSFQHNKESLTISAPCFSRIGVYLDYRAGVLAFYGVSDKMVLLHKAKAAFAQPLHPGFWVGLGSTLKLCSP